From the Trichocoleus sp. FACHB-46 genome, one window contains:
- a CDS encoding HlyD family efflux transporter periplasmic adaptor subunit, which translates to MNFQTLSKPANRGTLALIIAATAASGAIAFLGISQVKRPSQPTVVAEAKAAPKVQRITALGRIEPATEVIQVSVPATLSNDRVAELRVQRGDRVDAGQVIAVMDSQARLQNVLLEAQAQVKIAQAEVAKVKAGAKTGEIAAQEAEIARLEEQLEGELATQQATIARWQAEVETANADYNRYLPLYREGAIAATELDRRQLALQTAQAQLNEVKAKQSQSANTIREQIRQARANLNRIEEVRPVDVQAAQAQVDKAIAAVRKAESDLAEASIKAPISGRILDIDAKPGEVVGSAGIAELGQTNEMQVVAEVYQTDISQVQKGQPVAITSESFEGELEGTVSSVGLQVTQQEVTSGKPGENLDRKVVEVRIQIDPKDSQRVASLTNLQVQVAIQADSLANRQ; encoded by the coding sequence ATGAACTTCCAAACCCTATCCAAGCCTGCAAATCGGGGCACCCTAGCGCTGATCATTGCTGCGACTGCTGCCTCAGGCGCGATCGCTTTCCTGGGCATTTCTCAAGTCAAGCGTCCCAGCCAACCCACTGTGGTTGCAGAAGCCAAAGCTGCCCCAAAAGTCCAGCGAATTACGGCTTTAGGACGCATTGAGCCTGCGACAGAGGTGATCCAAGTCTCCGTCCCTGCCACGCTCAGCAATGATCGCGTGGCAGAACTGCGAGTGCAGCGGGGCGATCGCGTGGACGCAGGCCAAGTCATTGCTGTCATGGACTCGCAAGCACGACTCCAAAATGTGCTTTTGGAAGCCCAAGCTCAGGTGAAAATCGCGCAGGCAGAAGTGGCCAAAGTGAAAGCAGGTGCTAAGACTGGGGAGATTGCCGCCCAGGAAGCGGAGATCGCCCGTCTGGAAGAGCAGTTGGAAGGGGAACTAGCGACTCAACAGGCGACGATCGCTCGTTGGCAAGCAGAAGTTGAAACGGCGAATGCTGATTACAATCGCTATCTGCCCCTCTACCGGGAGGGTGCGATCGCGGCGACAGAACTGGATCGCAGACAACTAGCTCTGCAAACGGCTCAAGCCCAACTTAATGAGGTCAAGGCGAAACAAAGCCAAAGCGCCAACACGATCCGCGAGCAAATCAGGCAAGCGAGAGCCAACTTAAATCGCATTGAGGAAGTGCGTCCTGTGGATGTGCAGGCAGCTCAAGCTCAGGTAGACAAGGCGATCGCCGCCGTCAGAAAGGCAGAATCAGATTTAGCAGAAGCCTCGATTAAGGCTCCGATCTCCGGTCGCATTCTCGACATTGATGCTAAACCCGGAGAAGTCGTGGGCAGTGCAGGCATCGCTGAGTTGGGCCAAACCAACGAGATGCAGGTGGTGGCAGAGGTGTATCAAACCGATATTAGCCAAGTGCAGAAAGGTCAGCCCGTGGCGATTACTAGTGAATCCTTTGAGGGAGAACTCGAAGGTACAGTTAGCTCGGTAGGGTTGCAGGTGACTCAGCAAGAAGTCACGAGCGGTAAACCAGGGGAAAATCTCGATCGCAAAGTGGTGGAAGTCAGAATTCAGATTGATCCAAAGGATAGTCAACGAGTGGCGAGTTTAACCAACTTGCAAGTTCAGGTTGCCATTCAAGCCGATTCTCTCGCTAACCGCCAGTAA
- the devC gene encoding ABC transporter permease DevC, protein MPFKPILSLTASNSSATDEPMLPKLFRKTPLALLQMSSQRTRLLVAIAGIAFADFLMFFQLGVRDALFDSQVRPYATLKGDLFIVNKLSDNLQSIKSFPRDNLYRVAGMDGVESIRPLYIGQASWRNPDNQASRQIFVYGIDPNRPAFDLPEVEQQLDKLKLLNQVLFDKAGLTPQLGDVTALLKKQNPLSVQANDLEVKVVGLFTLGSSFSAEGNLLMSDSTFLRLFSERRANDIDLGIIEANPNVSIQQLQADLQAIVPDNLLVLTLEQFSAREFAYWNTGSSIGPTFNLGVAIGFLVGAVIVYQILYTDVSDHLPEYATLKAMGYSDLYLIGVILQEAFLLAALGFLPGFLLASGFYTFFKSVTFLPIAMKLSRAVTVLILTVVMCGGAGAIALRKLRAADPADIF, encoded by the coding sequence TTGCCATTCAAGCCGATTCTCTCGCTAACCGCCAGTAACTCTTCTGCCACCGACGAACCCATGCTGCCAAAATTATTTCGCAAAACGCCCCTTGCCTTACTGCAAATGAGCAGCCAGAGGACTCGTCTGCTAGTGGCGATCGCAGGCATTGCCTTTGCTGACTTTCTCATGTTTTTCCAACTGGGGGTGAGGGACGCACTGTTCGACTCCCAAGTTCGCCCCTACGCAACGCTCAAAGGAGATCTGTTTATCGTCAATAAGTTATCAGATAACTTACAGTCGATTAAAAGTTTTCCTAGAGACAACCTCTACCGCGTCGCTGGTATGGATGGGGTTGAGTCTATTCGCCCCCTGTACATTGGTCAAGCAAGCTGGCGAAACCCAGATAACCAAGCCAGCCGGCAAATCTTTGTCTACGGCATCGACCCCAATCGGCCTGCTTTTGACCTCCCTGAAGTGGAGCAGCAGCTAGACAAACTCAAATTACTAAATCAAGTTCTATTTGATAAAGCGGGTCTAACACCACAACTGGGCGACGTGACAGCCCTGCTCAAAAAGCAGAATCCCTTATCTGTTCAGGCGAATGATTTAGAAGTCAAAGTGGTTGGCTTATTTACGCTGGGTTCTTCCTTTTCAGCCGAAGGGAATCTCCTGATGAGTGACTCTACCTTTTTGCGCCTCTTTTCCGAGCGACGAGCCAATGACATTGACCTGGGGATTATTGAGGCAAATCCCAACGTATCCATTCAACAACTCCAGGCAGATTTGCAAGCGATCGTACCCGATAACTTGCTCGTGCTCACCTTAGAACAGTTCTCAGCTCGTGAATTTGCTTATTGGAACACAGGCTCCTCGATTGGTCCTACTTTTAATCTAGGAGTAGCCATTGGTTTCCTAGTAGGAGCCGTGATTGTCTACCAAATTCTTTATACTGATGTCTCTGATCACTTACCAGAATACGCCACGCTCAAAGCAATGGGTTATAGCGATCTGTACTTGATTGGAGTGATTTTACAAGAAGCATTCCTCCTCGCCGCTCTAGGCTTTCTACCAGGGTTTCTGCTGGCAAGTGGCTTCTATACCTTTTTTAAATCTGTCACCTTTTTACCGATCGCCATGAAACTCAGCCGCGCTGTCACAGTTCTAATTCTGACCGTCGTTATGTGTGGTGGAGCAGGTGCGATCGCCCTCCGTAAACTCAGAGCCGCCGAT